The following proteins are encoded in a genomic region of Pseudomonadota bacterium:
- the lysS gene encoding lysine--tRNA ligase, which translates to MDHPDASPDTSSLHSSHELAQRRAKLEQLEKTAGSPYAVARFEKTHSAKQVHDAFNALQPGEETEQIVHIAGRVTAVRNSGMFVDLTDDTGKLQVYHNIKTLDERQAGILKLMDLGDIVGVTGHVRRTPRGEISVSSHTTTILAKALEPPPEKYHGLKNVEYRFRHREQDLATSEQTRTTLRARYRMISTIRQYLYDRSWLEVETPMLHVIAGGALAKPFTTHHNALDMPLYLRIAPELHLKRLVIGGLAEKIFEINRNFRNEGLSPRHNPEFTMIELYQAYVDFTAMMDLSEALVSHVATVLHGTTRVMFQGQEIDFTPPWPRRSMTSLVREHTGLDLEQFRDPQDALREARKIGLSVENGMSWGQIVEVAFGDRVEKKLVQPVHVTDLPKDISPLAKAWPDRPWLAQRFETYVNTWEIANAFSELNDPREQRARFEEQAEQKRGPDEPPHPVDEDFLKAMAFGMPPMGGMGIGIDRLAMLMTDSPTIREVIAFPTMRPVQE; encoded by the coding sequence ATGGATCACCCGGACGCCTCTCCCGACACTTCGTCCCTCCATTCATCCCATGAGCTGGCCCAGCGCCGCGCAAAGCTGGAGCAGCTGGAAAAAACGGCCGGCAGTCCTTACGCAGTTGCGCGTTTTGAAAAGACCCATTCCGCAAAACAGGTCCATGACGCGTTCAATGCCCTCCAGCCCGGAGAGGAAACGGAGCAGATTGTCCACATAGCGGGCCGCGTTACAGCTGTGCGCAACAGCGGGATGTTCGTGGATCTCACCGACGATACGGGAAAGCTGCAGGTCTATCATAACATCAAGACTCTGGACGAACGCCAGGCCGGGATCCTGAAGCTGATGGATCTGGGGGATATTGTCGGCGTGACCGGACATGTCCGCCGCACCCCGCGGGGAGAGATCAGCGTTTCTTCCCACACCACCACAATCCTGGCCAAGGCGCTGGAACCACCGCCGGAAAAGTATCATGGCCTGAAAAATGTGGAATACCGCTTCCGCCACCGGGAACAGGATCTGGCCACCTCGGAACAGACCCGCACCACCCTGCGGGCCCGCTACCGCATGATTTCCACCATCCGCCAGTACCTGTACGATCGCAGCTGGCTGGAGGTGGAAACCCCCATGCTTCACGTCATTGCCGGTGGCGCTCTGGCAAAGCCGTTTACCACTCACCACAACGCGCTGGACATGCCGCTTTACCTGCGCATTGCGCCCGAGCTTCACCTCAAGCGGCTGGTGATCGGGGGCCTTGCCGAGAAGATTTTCGAGATCAACAGGAATTTCCGGAACGAGGGGCTCAGCCCCCGCCACAACCCGGAATTTACCATGATCGAGCTGTACCAGGCGTACGTGGACTTTACGGCCATGATGGACCTGTCAGAAGCCCTGGTCAGCCACGTGGCCACAGTGCTTCACGGCACCACCCGGGTCATGTTCCAAGGGCAGGAGATTGACTTCACCCCGCCCTGGCCACGGCGCAGCATGACTTCCCTGGTCAGGGAGCATACAGGCCTGGATCTGGAACAGTTCCGCGATCCGCAGGATGCCCTGCGCGAGGCCCGCAAGATCGGCCTCAGTGTGGAAAACGGCATGTCCTGGGGCCAGATTGTCGAGGTTGCATTTGGGGACAGGGTCGAGAAAAAACTGGTCCAGCCTGTCCATGTGACAGACCTGCCCAAGGATATTTCCCCGCTGGCCAAGGCCTGGCCGGACCGCCCCTGGCTGGCCCAGCGGTTCGAAACCTATGTCAATACCTGGGAAATCGCCAACGCCTTTTCAGAACTGAACGACCCGCGCGAACAGCGGGCCCGGTTTGAGGAACAGGCAGAACAGAAACGGGGCCCGGATGAGCCCCCCCACCCTGTTGATGAGGATTTTCTCAAGGCCATGGCCTTC